In Glycine max cultivar Williams 82 chromosome 4, Glycine_max_v4.0, whole genome shotgun sequence, the genomic stretch ATAAGCTAAAGAGACAAATTAAGTCCTTTGATCTCATTTTTGTTAGTCACATTAGTTCCTAATGAGGGTCTTATGTTTAGGGACTTGTATCAAACAAAAGCACACATGGAGGACAAAATTGACGGACAAAAGCATAGGTCGAGGACTTGTATTTATGTTTCTGTAGTGTAAGGATTAATATGGCAATGCATGCCAAGATTGGAGATGAAAATGGGGGTTTATTTGATGAAATCCACTTTCTTAAGTTACTtgacaaacaaattaaaaacacaaggatgatattttaacaatatattATCCACAACAATTTCTAAAGGACAGGACCAAGAACAGGCAATCCCCCAAAAACATGCCCCCAAACAACTCATAAGCATGGACATGCCCAAACAAACAAGCAGGAAAACAAGACAGAAATTATTTGAACAGATATTGAACTGCAAGGACGATCATAACACCAAGAGGCAAATATGACCCTTTTTTatgcatatatatttaattttttttcatttggccAAGTAGAAACAAGAACCTCCCGCAGGTAGTCAGGTAccaactgaaaaaaaaagtcaagtaGCTGATATCTTTAATTCTTTAGAGATAAAAGTACCTGAACTGAGCCAAGAATGTATACTGCTGAATAATGCCGACCATGAATTACCATGTCAGCCACCATAGCGAGAGGAATGGTGAGTGACATACCCAAAGTGGCCACAAGAGGAGTAGTCCATACAACACAAAGTGCCCTGGATAGATGAAACAAAATATCAGATAAGATTTTGAGTAATTgcaattgttttaattaataaggCTTTTCATGTACCAGAAGTAGTCTGAAAGTACGCTTCCAATAAATCCATTTGCAAGAACCACTTCGTCCACTTTAGCAGAGTGGGGAATGGTAAATTTGGGTTCAATTCCTAAGGCCATCAATGGCCAGACTGAGGGAAGTATAAAAGAGAATTAGCAATCTGTTCAGTGTAGCaatgtataaattttacatGCTTGACTTATAAATGAGCACAAAAAAGTAGTGTGCTCATAAAACCTCATTTATTTGGCATTGATGAGTGACTACAGAAGCATGAAAAAGCTAAGACTTACTGAGCCACCACAATGCTACAAGTGTAAACAATCCAATATACCCAAACAGCTTTTGCACATCAACCCTTTCTCCTTCTTCACCAGAAAACTTCTTAAGAAGAACTGCAGTAGTAATGAGTTGAAGAAGTGGTCATGATCTATCTAAATTATCTGATAAAAACAGAATAGACAGGACATTGCTTAACCTGTAAATAGACCGTATGACATAGCTGAGAGAATTCCAAAAAGATCTCCAACTAAAGAGTGCTTTCCACTGCTGAACACAAATATCAACTGTCAATGTCCCAAAAAAAGCAAGAACAAGCTGgtaatgatatatttatttacaagaCATCAATCTCAGTTATAAAAACAGTCCTGATGACATCCTATCCTATAGTATCCTAGGATAATGTAAATATCATGAAAGACAAGAACATGACTCCCTAAGGCTCTGCAATATGATTTAAGTAATTATCTTTAGTGTTGTACCACTGAACATACacagaaagagatagattttgaAGAAATGCAAAGTAGGACAAAGAAGGAccaattgaaattatattttgcacctcaatgattttcttgtcatttttacATGAATTATTTATGAGAATTTTGTTTACTTACTCAATGTAACTTTCaggtaattattaataaatgataGAATCAAAATTGAAGATATGAGTCatgatttattgttttgtaCTATAATGTTTTCTCTTGTGTTCTATTTGTAGTGGCAaccaataatattatataagcCATTGAAAAAAATCATGCAACTAGCAGCAGTGATTAGTGCAGAGAGTTCAGGCTGACTTAGTAATATACAATTAACTCACAGGATTTTGAGTCCATCCATCGTATGATATCTTTTCATCTTTGAAATTGGAATCAGAATTTAGTTATACACCCATGTTAGGTACAACTGGACTGCTCTTTCCAACCCTATGGGATGACACTGACAGAGGAAAGAAATTCTCATTGGCTGTGTATGGGACAAGAAATTTTCAGCTACAGCCAAGGTTCTCCTCTCCTATTAATTCCAATTTAAGGATTTGGCCCCTCCTCTACATCATAACGACAGGGGAAAAACGAGGGCTGCACGTGGAATTTATGCAAAGATAAAGATATGAGGAAGTTTAAACACTTCAAGAATGTTCAGCCAAAATACTGTGAAAGCTTCATCAACATTCAACAATGATTTATTtaagctttatttttttaggagGAGGGCAGGGCAGGGGGCTCAACATATACCAGTTCTTCAACTATATACTAGTCaacaaaaatgacaattttaattttatgcaaTCCAgagcaatttttttctcttttcattatcTTTTATTGTATGAAAGAGAAGAGGATTTGCAGAGCCAAAATTTTAAAGTAGGATGAATGTGGACTAGCTCCTTCTACATTACACATTAATTTAACTAACTGACCACTAATCGTTAAAACTTGAAAATGTGATAAATGTGATTTGACCATCAAAGGCCAAGTAAAAGCTTACGCATCACTTAATTGTGATTCATCTGCAGCCCAAGTTTTCCCCAGCGTTGTCATGACAACCCCTGCCATGCTGACTAAGACAGCAACTACTTTTGCTACATTTAAAGAGTCTTGACCCATAAATGCACCAATGAAAAGAGTGAAAAGTCCTGAAGTTGATGATAACACTGTTGTACTTGCAACACTTGTTCGTGCAAGGGCAGCGTTTGATAGATACTGAAAGCAAcggaagaaaattaataaagaacCACTTCTGaaagcaaaatcaaaataaatgatGTGTATAACaacttgaagaaaaaatattaattttgcaaCAGTTAAAAGCATTCAATTTGTAAGAAAAAGAAACCAGCTACCATGACAGTTATTGTGGAAGGAGACATCTATCTATGAGTTTAACTGataaaatctaatataatttCAAACCTTGTCAACTCATAGACTCATGGCAACTTTTTAGGACAGATAATcaagcttcttcttttttcttgaaggacaaaagaaaataacaacatATATTACTCTGCAGTTACCTCTGTTATAAACCAGATAGGTGCAATGTAAAATCCATAAGCAGCAACTTCCTTCCCAGTAAGTTGTCTCTCCACCTTCAGCACAgtattatcattatatttagCTACTAATGGCTTTACTTCTGCAAGTGTTGAAAGGTCTAAATCACTATCTTTccgattcacactccccagttCCAgttcaaagtttttatgcaCTCCATTGCTTTTGAGAGGAGAGCTAATCCTGACAGAAAACTCATCCACGCATTCTGCATTTTTACCACTTTTAGAGGAGCGGGATTTAAGTAAGTTACAGAACCAGTCCTTGATGAATGCTATTGGGAGGTAAACTACCATAAGAGAAGCTCCAAGATATGTTACTGCAAATGGCTGCTTATAATCGGTAAAAATATCctgttgagaaaaaaattgttcagaAAATCATTCAGAGGTATAAAACTTGGATGCTGACATTGTTgcatgataatgtaaaaatattaaatagatactATTACTAAGATACCCCTCAAGCAGGATTCAAACAACAAGGGTGTTTGAAGTATGAAGAAAATAAGATCTCCCCATGTGCAGATAATGAAATATGAATCATAGatttttgttagaaataatTTAAGTCCCACGTCGGCTAAAAATAATCtcacattaaaatatataagtgagggacAACCCTCACACTTTGGGCTAACTATTGGTGTATGATTACCTGATTGAATTATGAACTTTGAACATAAAGTCAGATCAAGTCAAACATTAACTTGATTGTGAGATAGGACTAGGAATAATTATTTGGCCACATTCAACTAGGAATCGCATAAGAATATAAATGTGTTACGTACCTGGGTAACTTCGGCGGAGGTGACCCAAATAATAACGACAGTGACTATGAGGAACAAACCAGCGTTGTATCTCCACCCCATCCCACAAACAAGAGAAACTACCAGATCCGTACACTTCAACACCAATTTTCCAACCAGATCTTATTCTAGCGATAGAATAAAGAAgacacacaacacaacacaacagagGTTGGGTGTGGTGGGTGGTGGATTCCTGTAACCGCAGAAAAAGCCAAAGCAATCCTCAGAGGGAAACGTTAAAATTAAGTTCCTTTCTTATTTGTTTCTTAATaccttaattaaattttcttcacCTGTTACTTGATACCCCCATTCCAACACGGTACtagtattaatttttgttgttgttgaatagtattaaattattaatagtaCTACCTTCTTCCCAATTCcaaaaattaacaacaaaaacttcttccttttttttttcctaaaatgaTGTATCTTTGTAAGTAGGAAATCCTGTTCGACCTGAAAGGATTATGGTTAAGGTAAAAAATTTCCTTcaacaatttaatatatactcgggactcagaatttaaaatttttagttaAGTTGTTAAGTTGGAACAAAAACTTCATCATATGTTTAAGATATACTAGTATATTAATTTACACAAAATTACACCTAAATTGTACTTACATctcaatataattattgtgtaatataaaataattatcattttaaatttttaatataatataattttttttcatttatatctcttataatattaataattaacaataaaatttataaataaattaactataatataatttaattttgtaaacttattaattttttcatttatttattattttattttgtataaattatttaacttttgacaattattattttgaaacagagaaagtaattaaaaaaaaaaaaaaaactatcctaGCTGTGTCGGTTACTTGGAAGTTGCATTGATAGTGGCTGGCCAATGACAGGTGAAAATGAGATGCCATTCAATCGATTATGAACATGAAAGCTTGGCTTGCGACGGAAACAGCAACaatttttaagttttcttttttatatataattaggaGAAAATAGGGGTTCCGTgtctgttatttatttttatttttttaaaataaaaagaaaaaataatagaagtCAGTAGATggtatgtaaaaataattataaaaataaaataataacttatgaataagaaacataaaaatatgtacaccACGTACAATATATtattctctttatatatatagttatggataaactaaaaatacttatacagaaaaataaaaaaaattaaagcaataagaattaatttataaacttCTTGTTTCAACTTTTCTTTTGTCTAACTTGGATATAAGCACGtaaagttaataaacttaacATTTTCACATTAGAAAGagacttaataataaaaattatcaattaaaaactCCCATGTATTAGAACTTAtaagtcatttattttatatttatgtaaaactaattatgataaaattatttttaaattattaaactgaataaaatgtatatttaaattatctaaATCGTAAGTATATATTAAAACCTTTTTTATGTGCAGAAATAATTTTCTAACACAAAAAGCATCAAGACTTAAAAATTAATCCTGATTAcatcttattaaatttttatatcttttaggAGGAGTTTGTCATTTTTCTTATTGCCGACATCATGTACGATTGAAATTACCACCGTAGGCGATGGTGTTCAAATCAAAATtagtctaaaataaaaaaataaaaaattgaaccaaacttatattttttatattttctttaattgatttttgGGTAAATCGAACAGCTTGATTTAATTTGCGGTTGATATTTAGAAAATCGACCTAaatggtaaatatttatttatattataatacttTTAATTGGTTTTGTGATTGTTTCTTGTGACATGAGCATcatgttttgaaaaacaaataactaAATCTATGAATTTCTGTGTGGGAAAAATAAAGATTATGGTAGTTAAGtgagcataaaataaaaatttaattcaaaaagaaagttgcaacatattttaatatctaaaaaTGCATTGTAGCTTGATCATACTATACTTAGCACTTCTCTAAATGTTGCTCAATTAGTGTACTGCGATTTGCTATAAttgttaaatgaaaataacaacGTTTAGGGTTAAGATGAGTCATCaaagttattttcatttattatttgctGAAATCGCAGCACACTAatgaaattagtttatttttaatgaaaataacaacgtagaaaaattatattattgtttgatTCAGATATGCAGGGCCAGGAAGAATTTTCAATGGTTAATTCTTAAATACTTGTATAAATGGAAATGCTTCCTGTTTATTCATGTTTGATATATGCGTTCTTTATGAAgttactaaaatataaaaaattatattaagataaaatttaaataagaaaaactcAAAAACTAATTNNNNNNNNNNNNNNNNNNNNNNNNNNNNNNNNNNNNNNNNNNNNNNNNNNNNNNNNNNNNNNNNNNNNNNNNNNNNNNNNNNNNNNNNNNNNNNNNNNNNATCGGGTAGCccaataaaaaagtttaacgtttaaatcaaattagaaaagattgatttggttttgtttgaattttatattacattCAAACCGAACCAAATTAAATTGTGTATAATTTGTAAGTTTGAATTGAAtgactttttaataaataaaaaaatcaaactaaatcacATTGCCATGACCCCTAACATGCAATATCAACATAGTCAAgagtttttaaaaacaaaaaaggttaaatttttttattgtcgtATAGTTATATTCTCGAACTAGTAATAGATTGAGAGTAGAGGCAAAAAAATGATCTATAGTATTTTCATTCACAAAAAGTATTATAAGcctttataaaaatcaaaatatctaagcgcttacaaatttaaaaagataagtgGATAAAACTagtgttaatttattttctcttttatttttatatatttatttttaaatattttataacgataatttctattttttagggcaaaagtaattattatttaaaatattcaaaataaaaaaattacttaatggGGCAATTGCCCCCATAATGGGGAAGGTGCATCCATTCAACACATCACATATTACATATATCACTCTTCTATTTACctattatttcttttctatATCTTTGTCCTCCCTCTCTCAATGACATTTATATCATAGACATCATTTTTAATAAGGAGTATATCTTCCTAAACACTAGAGTTGAGTCAGAGCAATGATTGACTTCAATAGTTCATATATaagattgaattaaaattttaaggttTAGGCTTGACGAAATCGTTTTTGGTCTtccttaataaaacatttttaattttacaattttttaaataaaattttatatacttaTTAAGATGTTgtatattaaatatgtttttttttgtttttaattatgtttcatTTAATTCATTGGCCTAGTTTAGGATTAAGATAAGTCATCAAGTTACAACTTAAGATGACTCATCAGACACAATTTGATTTCATGCTGACTCAACAAGTCTAAGATGAATATGTGACTTAGATTTATTCACTCTGCTAAATATTGTGATGAAGTTACtattagagttttaaaaaaagatagggagataaataaataagaaaaaaaggagaaaataataagtgtgataaataatatgataaaaaaataaaaacaaaaatagagctgaaagaaaaagataatatattatatatgttgactattttctttattcataaccttataaaatatgtttccaATAATGGGACTATTTGTTcaagattatttaatttttttttaataaaacaagtaattcaagttcatttttttaaaaaaaatatttttaataaaataagtaattctCTATTTTTTCAATGCATTCGTCGAAACTgtcttttcttgaaaaaaaattattttttaaacaaataaattttatctgaaatttattttttaaaatcagttttttaaGTTCAATAATATCAAATTTCCATACAATGATGGACTACATTTTATACTCCTAATTTTATGAGTGCAATGTGCTAATTTCATATAAAGAATCAACACTTAATTATCAAGTTTGTCccccaaattattttaaatagttaaattcgatttccaaaatttaaaagtttaatttaatcgttaaattttaaaaaataatcaatttgatcttcaaatttttaagtttttgagaatgaaattaaactatttaaactaattttaaaatcaaattgattcatttaaaaaatttagagaggaaattaaatatttttaaaatttagattgaaagcattttaaaataatctaaacaCCAGTTGATAAGTAAACATAAGCTCTGAAAGCCACTTCTGTTTCCGTCTTCATGTCTTTGAGGTCCAACAAGAAGTGAGGCATGTATTCCACATCTGCCATTGCCAACAAACCAACCAGAAGCAGTGGCCGAGTCAGAAAGCACTTTACCACTTTGGGCACACTAAACACAAATCCGATTCATTAAGGTGAAGAACCCCACAGAATCTCGGCGCTAACGGTGGCAAACTCTGCTTCAGACTTAGAAGCTTCCTTGACAATCCTCAGTATCTCCGACTTaacctctctcttctcttcacCACTCAACCCTTCCCCAACTTCCACCTGAATCGCAAACCTCGAAACGCAACACTCAAACGCAAAATCACAATCACTCTCACAACACCCTTCTTCCCTTTGCAAGTCCATGAGAATCTCTACCAAACCAATTTTCAACATCGCTTCCACCACTTCCCTTCTCCCTATATACCCTAGCTCCAGAACGCAATCCAACGCGGCAACGCGAAGCCCCAAGTCGCGTGAACGCAAAAACCCTACAATTTTGGGGATCTCGCCGCTGCAGAGAATCTCGTCCACCAACGGGCTTCGAATGAACCTTATCAGCGACGATAAAACGCGAACGGAGCATCCCGAAGCCATCGCAATCAAGGCCTTGATGGTGGGGCCCATCAACACCAACCCGACAAACACGTTCTTGTTGAACTTCACCAGCGCTGCTATCGTCATCGCGGCTTCCTCCTTCACCCGCTCCGAACTCGAGTTCTCGAACAGCATGCACTCCAGAAGCGTGAACACCTTCGCCCGCAGAACCAAGTCCTGGAACTCCAAATCGAAACCCTGGGACAGCCTCTGTCGGAACTCAACAAGAACCTTAacctgctgctgctgctgctgttgttggTCTTGAAGGGTGTCGACGAGATCGCGAATGTTGAGGCGGTCGATGTAGGATTGGATTTGGGATTCGACGGCGCGTGCGAGGTGGGAGATTTTGTAGGCGGTGACGTAGCGGTGGAGGAGGGATCGGGGGGAGTAGCCGTGGTGCTTGTGGAGTTTGTCGATTAGGGTACGGAGGGAGGAGAGCATGCGGGAGAGGTTGCGGAGGGTTGGGTCGACGGAGGAGAGGGTGGCGTGGGCTTTTGCTTCGAGGTCGAGGAGAGTGTCGATGGCGGCGCGTGAATCGGTTCTGGAGTGGAAGGAGAAGGGGTTGGTGGTGGTGTGAAGGACTTTGGAAGCTTCTTTGAGGGAGTTGAGGAGAGTTAGGAGGCGGTGTTTGGGAGTGGGAAGGTCATCCATGAGAATGAGAATGTGTGAGAAAAAGAGAAGGGATGAAAATTCAGTTAAATTTGTTTGCTGGAAAGGACTAGAAGAGAAGAGAGGTGAAAGGGCAGAAAAGACAAGAAAGGGGAAGAAGGGGAGGTGAATGCTGATGACTAATGGCAACTACAATACAACTATCAGTCCTTATGTCTCATGATCAACCAACCATTCAGATTCATTTCTGTGGACcacttaacatttttttctgtttcttgaTTTCTTGAAATGCAtggataattattaatttaaattttgtttcttttagtaATATTATTGTTGTATTATGTAACTTTCTGTTTTGTCACAAAAAAATTCCTGCttgaaaaataacaatattgtTATTACGttttaaaaggtttttttttttgtcttgtacTAGTTGAGATACCACAAGTGTCTCGATATTCATCAACccggatttttttaaaaggttatTTATTACTAGTGtttgtatttgttattttttttaaaaaaaagagagaaaatttttaattattgtttatttttatacttattaacATTTTCTATCAAAGGAAGTCAAATAAGGTTTTAATCATGTACAAAAAAGataagcaaagaaaaataataaatagagatTATAAAAGAGGAAGTGAATACTATATTATaatgatgtgataaaaaaaaatatacaagagaaagtgaatatataataataataaattatgctaaaaaaaatagctccttttataaagttatatttttcgGTTCTTCCTCCACTTTTACATTGTGAATTTGTGATACCTTCTCAGCCATTAACTACTTAACAGCGGATATTTATAAGATGGCCCATCTCCTGAATTTTAGTAGTTAAGGGGATAATAAGGGAATTCATTTTAGAATTCTTCAGTTCTaaataataaagtttattttgtcaaaatcaaatctaaaatgCGTATCAGACACGATTATATCAAGATATTTTTGGTGCTCTttgtcataaatattttaacttttacgTTAACGAGAAGAATCTACTTAACACATGTAATAATTCAATAATACTCCAAGAAAACttctttgaatttaattatatttttgaagagaagaaaaatggtGTAATATAATAT encodes the following:
- the LOC100820527 gene encoding uncharacterized vacuolar membrane protein YML018C isoform X2 — protein: MGWRYNAGLFLIVTVVIIWVTSAEVTQDIFTDYKQPFAVTYLGASLMVVYLPIAFIKDWFCNLLKSRSSKSGKNAECVDEFSVRISSPLKSNGVHKNFELELGSVNRKDSDLDLSTLAEVKPLVAKYNDNTVLKVERQLTGKEVAAYGFYIAPIWFITEYLSNAALARTSVASTTVLSSTSGLFTLFIGAFMGQDSLNVAKVVAVLVSMAGVVMTTLGKTWAADESQLSDAGKHSLVGDLFGILSAMSYGLFTVLLKKFSGEEGERVDVQKLFGYIGLFTLVALWWLIWPLMALGIEPKFTIPHSAKVDEVVLANGFIGSVLSDYFWALCVVWTTPLVATLGMSLTIPLAMVADMVIHGRHYSAVYILGSVQVFAGFVIANLSDRLTKMLRL
- the LOC100820527 gene encoding uncharacterized vacuolar membrane protein YML018C isoform X1, with the protein product MGWRYNAGLFLIVTVVIIWVTSAEVTQDIFTDYKQPFAVTYLGASLMVVYLPIAFIKDWFCNLLKSRSSKSGKNAECVDEFSVRISSPLKSNGVHKNFELELGSVNRKDSDLDLSTLAEVKPLVAKYNDNTVLKVERQLTGKEVAAYGFYIAPIWFITEYLSNAALARTSVASTTVLSSTSGLFTLFIGAFMGQDSLNVAKVVAVLVSMAGVVMTTLGKTWAADESQLSDASGKHSLVGDLFGILSAMSYGLFTVLLKKFSGEEGERVDVQKLFGYIGLFTLVALWWLIWPLMALGIEPKFTIPHSAKVDEVVLANGFIGSVLSDYFWALCVVWTTPLVATLGMSLTIPLAMVADMVIHGRHYSAVYILGSVQVFAGFVIANLSDRLTKMLRL